The genomic interval CCCGGTAATGGTGGAGACGGGTCGAGAAATCATCGCCGGGCAGTACAGTGGAATCTCCGGATTCAGCCATATTATGGGTAAAATGGAAGTACGGTTCAGCAGCCGTGAAGAAGCCTCTGAGATTCTAGAGCTGGTCCGCTATGCCAACGTGGAATCCCAGAAACCCCTTGTTGAGGACGAGCTTCTTTTTATCGCTAAATATCCCAAGATAGCCAAAAAGCTGCTGACACTGACGCCGCTGGCGTAATACAGATGGTTATTAATCATCGGGGCTGCCATCAAAAGCAGCCCTCCTCA from Chloroflexota bacterium carries:
- a CDS encoding homocitrate synthase, with protein sequence PVMVETGREIIAGQYSGISGFSHIMGKMEVRFSSREEASEILELVRYANVESQKPLVEDELLFIAKYPKIAKKLLTLTPLA